The genomic stretch ATATTCGTAATCATCGGGATTCCGGCTTTCTGGGCAACCGGTGCAATCGCAAAGGTATGGGAACTCCATGCCGAACCGATGATGGCGGCTACATCCAGGGCCACCGCCTTTTCCGCAGCCTGTTTGGAGCCGATGGGGGTACTCCTGTTATCGATCTCGATCACGTCCAATCGCTTCCCCAATACACCGCCGGCCGCATTCACCGTTTTCACCCCGCAACGGATTCCCAGCAGCGAATTGAGCTGGTTGCTTGCCGCCGGTCCGCTCAGGGCATAAATGGCTGCAACCCGGATGGCATCGTCAGCAGCCAATGCAGATCGGGAGGGGCAGGGAAGCATCATACAGGCGATCAGAATCGAGGTGGCAAAAAGTTTCATGGCTCGTTTTCCTCCTCTGCGAACGGATCGTTTTCAGAGCTCGGGCATCCGCCAGGAACCTGTGTCCTCTTGAAGGGACCCATGACAAAACCGGCGCATTTCATCACCCCGGCGAAAGCCGCAATTCAGTTCTGTAGTGGTGAGATTTCGACAGGTTCTGGACCCTGGCTTTCGCCGGGGTGACGGGCTTCCCTGCCCACTGCCCACTGCCGACTGCCCACTGCCGACTGCCCACTGATGCATTTTTGCGATAATGACTCGTCAATATTTTTGCAATTGCCTCGAAAATCAGCTTGCGCCTTTGCCGATTGCCTTTCGGATGGTTTCAGACAGTACGCCTATGGTGAACGGTTTTTGAATAAAATGAATATCCGGATCGATTTTTCCGTCTGCTGAAAAAACATCCTGGGTGTAACCGGACATATACAGGCAGGGGATACCGGCTCTTGTCTGTTGAATGGTCTGGGCCAGTTGTCTGCCATTCATCTCCGGCATGATCATATCGGTCATCAGCAGATCGATGATTCCCTCATGGGTCCGGCAGATATGGATCGCTTCCGTGGGATGCGATGCGGCAAGCACGGTGTACCCCAGATTTTCAAGCGCCTGTTGGGCAACTTCCAGAAGGACCGGATCATCTTCCACCAGAAGGATGGTTTCGGTACCCCGTTGGATGGTTTTCAGTTTCGCCGTTTCTTCGGTTTCGGCATCCGGCGGGCAGGATGGGAAAAAGATGTGAAACACCGTTCCTTTCCCAGGCTCGCTGTATACCGTGATGTGGCCGTTGTTCTGCTTGACGATGCCGTAAACGGTGGAAAGCCCGAGCCCTGTTCCCTTTCCGACAGGCTTGGTTGTGAAAAATGGTTCGAAGATCATGGATTTGATCTTTTCATCCATGCCGCATCCCGTATCGGCAACGGACATGACCACATAGTTCCCGGCAGACATGAAAGGATGTTTTCGAACGTAAGCAGCGTCAAGTTCCGTATTGTGGGTTTCCACAGTAATCGTTCCCGTTCCTTCGATGGCATCCCGAGCATTGACGGAGAGATTTACCAGAATCTGATCGATTTGGGAAGGATCGATGAAGATGCGATCCAGATGGCCTCCCGGTTTCCAGAGAAGTTCGATATTTTCCCCGATCAGCCTGCGAACCATTTTCAGCATGTTCTCGATGGTGTCGTTCAGGTTGACACGGCGTGGGGCAATCGGCTGCTTTCGGGCAAAAGCCAGAAGTTTCCGGGTGAGATCAGCCGATTTTTCCGCTGCATCCTCGATCCTGTCCATGTATCGGGAAAGCCCGGTATCGGTCGTACCCGTATCCAGGGTGGCGGCTTTCTGCTTCGCCAGTTCGGCATAGCTCTGGATCACCTGAATCATATTGTTGAAGTCATGTGCCACCCCGCCTGCCAGCCTGCCGACAGCCTCCATTTTTTGGGTCTGAAACAGTCTGGCTTCCACTTCGGAGAGTTTGCTGCCGATACGCTTGAGCCGGAGAAACATGCCGTAGAGAACCGCAATCCGCTCGAGAGCCGCCACGGTGCTTTCGGAGTAGGCATTGGGACTGTTGGCAAGCCCGATCTGCCCGATCAGCTCGTTTTCCATCAGGATGGGAACACTCAGGTAGCGTTGTAACGGAACATGCCCTTCCGGAAGCCCTCTGGCGGATGGATGAGCGGCGGGATTTTCGGAAACCAACGTGGCACCTGTGTTCAAGGAGTGGCCCCAGAGGCCGGGATATGAACCGTCGGCCTTTTTCATCAGATGAATACTGGAAACATCTCCCAGCATGCAGGGCTCCGGGCCCCGGGTCGCATCGAGAATCAATTCTTCGCTCGTTTCGTGGATCGAGCCCACATAGCCGTACATGCTTTGCGTCAGCATCAGGCAGCGTTCCAATACAAGGGGAGCTACCTGAGGGATGTCGGCTTTCGGCTCCAGCAGGTGCCTGGAGAGCTCGGCGATGACGGCATCGACTCTTGCCTTGTTGCGCGCTTCTGCCTCCGCCTTCTTGATGGATGTAATATCCTGATATGTTCCCAGAATGCCCTGTGTGTTCCCTTCGCTGTCCCGCAGCGGCGATTTGCTGACAAGCTGCCAGGCTGCGGAACCGTCCGGCAATGTCAGGAATACTTCATAAAACCGTTTGGGTTTGCCCGAACGGATGACTTCCATGTCTTCGGCATGAAAGCGCTCGGCCGCTTCAGGGATGTGAAAATCCCTGTCTGTCTTGCCGATCACCTCTTCCACGCCATCGAGGCCGTTGTCTTTGGCAAAGGCCATGTTGCAACCCAGGTAGTGCCCTTCCGTATCCTTCCAGAATACCCGGACCTGAACGGTATCCAGAACGAGCCGCAATAGGTTGTGCGCCTCCCGGATGGCTTTTTCCGATGCCCGTTCCCGACTCTGGTCCCGGAACACAAGGACCGCACCCTGCAGGTTGCCATCGGGCCCGGAAATGGGCGATCCACAGTCCGCAATGGGAATTTCCCGGCCTTCCCTGTTCAGCAAAACGGTGTGGTTGGCCAGGCCAACCACGCACCCATCCCGGCATACCCGATGAACGGGATTTTCCACGCATTGGCGGGTTTCCTCGTTGACGATGGGAAAAACGGTTTCGACGGCCTGTCCTTTTGCCTCCTCCAGGGACCATCCGGTCAGGGTTTCGGAAACCGGGTTCATCATCAGGACCTTGCCGGATGGATCGGTCACGATGACCCCATCGCCGATGCTCATCAGCGTGGCTTTGTGCTGCAGTTCGCTCTGTTTGATGGCAAGTTCGGCCAGATAGAGCGATTTGAATTGCCTTTCGTTCATGCGGTGGTAGAGAAGACCGACACCGGCCAAAACGGCCAGGATACCCGCGCAAATCAGCACCACGATGATGCGGTTCTCGAAGGCCATCTGTTCGAAAACCTCTTCCCGGTCGATCTTTGCGATCAGAATCCAGCTCGTTTTCGGAACGTTGGCAATATAGGCCACAACAGGTCTTCCCCGATAATCAACGCCTTCCGTATATCCGGTTTTTCCGTTTGCGGCCTGGACCGCCGGCACTTCGTTGCGATCGAGAGGGATCGTAATTTCCAGCCGTTTGCTACCGGAAAAACGCAGCTCGTTGAGATAGCGGACGACATCGCCTTCTTTTCGCACCAGCAGGGTCTCCGCACTTTGGCTGGGCAGCGGCCAACTCCGGAGATGAGGGGATAGGAAAATGGCTGTATCGATTCGGAGAATGATTGCAAAAGCGGGTACGAACCGACCGTCTGGTTCTTGAATCTGGAAAGGCACCACGCAATCGAAATGGGAAGACAACGAATCGGGCATCTGGTGGATATCGGTGAGAACCGGCTGATTGGAATGGAAGGCGATCTTCATGGCTTCGAGGGCTTCGGCATGGAGCGGTGCGAGGCACCCGCTGGTGCACAGCACGATTTCACCATCCGGATTGGCCAGAATGACATCCTGATACTGGTAGTGTTTCTTGAGGTTGTAAAGCCGGGAGACGATCCCTTCCACCAGTTCCGGCTCCATCTGTCCGAGGGCCATCATCCGGGTGGCTCCGATCATGAACGGTGTTCCCAGAAACGTCGATGCATCGGCCAGTTGTTCGGAACGCCATCGGCTGATCTGCTCGACCTTGAGTTCCGCAATGCTGCGCAGCTGATCAACGACACGCTGACGCATGTTGGCGTTGTGGTGGTTGTAAAACCAGCTTCCGGTAATCAGGATGGCTACAACCAGAATTCCCAGCAGAACCCAGAGCCGGATAAAGAGTTTTTCGCTTTGCATCCCATTTCTCCACGAAAAGCGGGCGGCTTCAACGGCCAAACGCCTTGGAACCCCCGCACGTCTCCATATCATTTCCCGGCGTTCAAGACAACGATTCTTGGCGGAAAATTCAGGATTTGCGCAGTCTTCCGAAGGAGGCGAAAATACCGAGGATGCACAGCAGGGCGTAAATGGTGAAGGCGGCATGCATGCAGCGGATGAAATCTCCCTGGGTTTCGGCGACGATCGGATGGCCCTTGAGGATTGCGGAAAAGAGGATGGTGACGATGGTCATGCTCACCATCATGCCGAAAGTGCGCATGATGGCGACAAGTCCCGAAGCGACACCGACAAATCTGGGCGGCACGCTGCCCATGATGACGCTCATGTTGGGAGAGGAAAAGAGGGCGAAGCCGATGCCCAGCAGCAGCAGCACGGCTGCGATGGCGTGTGTCGAAGTCGTTTGCGTGATTCCGACGCTCAGGCCAAGCCCAGCAGCACAGCATGCCATGCCGATGGTGGCGATCCAGGCTGCCGGATAGCGGTCGGAGAGCCTGCCGCAGATCGGGGAAAACAGGGCCTGTGTGACCGGCTGCAGCACCAGCAGGGTCCCGGCCTGTTGCGGGGTAAAGCCTTTGACGTACTGCAGGAATAGGCTCATGAAGAACGTGACGCCGAAGGTGGCGGCATAGTTCAGCAAGGCGGCCAGACTGCTCAGGGTGAATATCCGGTTGGTCTTCATCAGGTGGATGTCGAGCAGTGGCGACGGCGTGCGGTTCTCGATCCAGATGAAACCGATCAGCAACAGCAAACCGAAGGCCATCAGGTAACTGCCCCAGTCAGCGGATTTGAGGTTTGCCGCGCCAACCACCAGTGCGATCATGGCCAGGGAAAAGATGGCTGCGCCCCGCCAGTCGATGGACTCGCCGCGGGCATCGGCCCATTCCCCCTTGAGTTTCCATCGGAGAATGCCATAGACGGCGGCGCCGAGCGGCAGACACAGGGCGAAGAGCCAGCGCCAACCCCAGGCCGTGACGATGGTTCCGCCCAGAAACGGGCCGCAGGAAAGCCCGGCATACACGCAGGCCACGTTGATGCCAAGCGCCTTGCCGCGCTGATTCTGCGGGAAAACGGAAACGACGATGGCCATGCCGGTGGCTGCGATCATGGCGCCGCCGATGCCCTGCAAAAACCTCAGGACCACCACGGCATGAATGGACCATGCCTGGGAAATGGCGGCCCCCATCAGGGTGAACAGGGCAATCCCCCACTGGAAGATGCGCTTCCTGCCATAGACATCGCCGAGCCGTCCCATCAGCAGCAGGAACATGGACACCGACATCATGTATCCGGTTTCGACCAGACCGATCTGGGTTGCCGTTGCGCCCATCTCACGGCCGATGGAGGGAAGTGCGATACCGACCCCGGAAAACATGAAGGGCATCAGGAAGGATGCCGTCGATACGGCAAACAGGGTCGCAGTGGAAGAAACACGTTGGTTCATGAATGTATCAGGATGGAGAAGACCCGTCGCTACAGGTTGATGGAATTCGGATTTGATGAATGTCCGGGTGTTCCTTTGTCCTATCAGATAGCACAGGCTTTCTTGCACTGCAACAACGGGATCGATCCTTACTGGCGAAGGGGCAAAACCGATGGCGGATGAAATGATTACGATAAAGCGTGCTTGCAGCCCGGCATTCCAATACGGAGTCTGGAAATCCGGGCTGCTTGGACGTTGACAGGTTCTTCCGTTTCAGCGTCGGGTTCTACGCCGCAGCATCATCGTCCAGACTGTGGCGTCTTTTCCCGGTATACCAGCACGGGACGGGTCGTCAGCCGGGCGATGTTGAGGGCGTCGTCACTGATCATCTTGGCGTATTTCGGCCGGTGAATCCCGTAAGCGCCCATGACGATCAGATCGTAGCGTTCGGCAGCCACATCCTTGAGCAGTTCCTCCACGAAATTGCCGCTGGCCATTTTGGCGACAGGCGCATGATCGAACTCCCTGA from Desulfatirhabdium butyrativorans DSM 18734 encodes the following:
- a CDS encoding ABC transporter substrate-binding protein, which produces MKLFATSILIACMMLPCPSRSALAADDAIRVAAIYALSGPAASNQLNSLLGIRCGVKTVNAAGGVLGKRLDVIEIDNRSTPIGSKQAAEKAVALDVAAIIGSAWSSHTFAIAPVAQKAGIPMITNISTHPGITTIGDYVLSSRPVFSIGRWVRFT
- a CDS encoding PAS domain S-box protein, whose translation is MQSEKLFIRLWVLLGILVVAILITGSWFYNHHNANMRQRVVDQLRSIAELKVEQISRWRSEQLADASTFLGTPFMIGATRMMALGQMEPELVEGIVSRLYNLKKHYQYQDVILANPDGEIVLCTSGCLAPLHAEALEAMKIAFHSNQPVLTDIHQMPDSLSSHFDCVVPFQIQEPDGRFVPAFAIILRIDTAIFLSPHLRSWPLPSQSAETLLVRKEGDVVRYLNELRFSGSKRLEITIPLDRNEVPAVQAANGKTGYTEGVDYRGRPVVAYIANVPKTSWILIAKIDREEVFEQMAFENRIIVVLICAGILAVLAGVGLLYHRMNERQFKSLYLAELAIKQSELQHKATLMSIGDGVIVTDPSGKVLMMNPVSETLTGWSLEEAKGQAVETVFPIVNEETRQCVENPVHRVCRDGCVVGLANHTVLLNREGREIPIADCGSPISGPDGNLQGAVLVFRDQSRERASEKAIREAHNLLRLVLDTVQVRVFWKDTEGHYLGCNMAFAKDNGLDGVEEVIGKTDRDFHIPEAAERFHAEDMEVIRSGKPKRFYEVFLTLPDGSAAWQLVSKSPLRDSEGNTQGILGTYQDITSIKKAEAEARNKARVDAVIAELSRHLLEPKADIPQVAPLVLERCLMLTQSMYGYVGSIHETSEELILDATRGPEPCMLGDVSSIHLMKKADGSYPGLWGHSLNTGATLVSENPAAHPSARGLPEGHVPLQRYLSVPILMENELIGQIGLANSPNAYSESTVAALERIAVLYGMFLRLKRIGSKLSEVEARLFQTQKMEAVGRLAGGVAHDFNNMIQVIQSYAELAKQKAATLDTGTTDTGLSRYMDRIEDAAEKSADLTRKLLAFARKQPIAPRRVNLNDTIENMLKMVRRLIGENIELLWKPGGHLDRIFIDPSQIDQILVNLSVNARDAIEGTGTITVETHNTELDAAYVRKHPFMSAGNYVVMSVADTGCGMDEKIKSMIFEPFFTTKPVGKGTGLGLSTVYGIVKQNNGHITVYSEPGKGTVFHIFFPSCPPDAETEETAKLKTIQRGTETILLVEDDPVLLEVAQQALENLGYTVLAASHPTEAIHICRTHEGIIDLLMTDMIMPEMNGRQLAQTIQQTRAGIPCLYMSGYTQDVFSADGKIDPDIHFIQKPFTIGVLSETIRKAIGKGAS
- a CDS encoding MFS transporter, whose protein sequence is MNQRVSSTATLFAVSTASFLMPFMFSGVGIALPSIGREMGATATQIGLVETGYMMSVSMFLLLMGRLGDVYGRKRIFQWGIALFTLMGAAISQAWSIHAVVVLRFLQGIGGAMIAATGMAIVVSVFPQNQRGKALGINVACVYAGLSCGPFLGGTIVTAWGWRWLFALCLPLGAAVYGILRWKLKGEWADARGESIDWRGAAIFSLAMIALVVGAANLKSADWGSYLMAFGLLLLIGFIWIENRTPSPLLDIHLMKTNRIFTLSSLAALLNYAATFGVTFFMSLFLQYVKGFTPQQAGTLLVLQPVTQALFSPICGRLSDRYPAAWIATIGMACCAAGLGLSVGITQTTSTHAIAAVLLLLGIGFALFSSPNMSVIMGSVPPRFVGVASGLVAIMRTFGMMVSMTIVTILFSAILKGHPIVAETQGDFIRCMHAAFTIYALLCILGIFASFGRLRKS